A region of Gracilinanus agilis isolate LMUSP501 chromosome 3, AgileGrace, whole genome shotgun sequence DNA encodes the following proteins:
- the QPCTL gene encoding glutaminyl-peptide cyclotransferase-like protein: MRKSNGGGLGGGGGRPRRRSGERGLSEPPQARPLLQRRLLRPPLPLLLLALALGTGLYVAWGPGGGTGAVGEGGVGEQRAAAKRRNNPELQAQAHSGRSLPEVHLRTLLGQLDPQRLWGRYLQPLLVERTPGSPGNSKVRQFLEDELRALGAGWQVKVDAFSAPTPLGPMAFASVVATLSPEAPRRLTLACHFDSKLFPPGVPPFLGATDSAVPCALLLELARALDPQLRRSKDRGAPVTLQLLFLDGEEALKEWGPEDSLYGARHLAQRMEQTPHGLGVSEIQAIELFVLLDLLGAPNPVIKSHFPKTASWFQRLSSIEKRLHRLGLLASHPRELMYFQQGPPLGAVDDDHVPFLRRGVPVLHVIPTPFPVVWHTAADTEANLHAPTVHNLSRIFAVFLAEYLGLL, from the exons ATGAGGAAAAGCAACGGCGGGGGTCTCGGGGGCGGTGGGGGTCGACCCCGGCGTCGGAGCGGGGAGCGCGGTCTGTCCGAGCCGCCTCAAGCCCGACCACTGCTCCAGCGCCGCCTGCTCCGGCCGCCGCTGCCCCTGCTGCTGCTGGCACTGGCCCTGGGCACCGGGCTCTACGTGGCCTGGGGGCCGGGAGGAGGGACAGGAGCGGTGGGAGAAGGAGGAGTCGGAGAGCAAAGAGCAGCGGCCAAGAGAAGGAACAACCCGGAGCTGCAG GCTCAAGCTCACTCAGGCCGAAGCCTCCCTGAAGTCCACCTTCGGACACTGCTAGGACAGCTGGACCCCCAGCGCCTCTGGGGCAGGTACCTTCAGCCCCTACTGGTTGAAAGGACACCAGGCAGTCCTGGGAACTCGAAGGTCCGACAG TTCCTGGAGGATGAACTCCGGGCTCTAGGCGCTGGCTGGCAGGTGAAGGTGGATGCCTTCTCAGCCCCGACACCGCTAGGGCCCATGGCCTTCGCCAGCGTGGTGGCCACGCTGTCCCCAGAAGCCCCCCGACGCCTGACCCTGGCCTGCCACTTCGACTCCAAGCTCTTCCCTCCAGGTGTGCCCCCTTTCTTGGGTGCCACAGACTCCGCTGTTCCTTGTGCTCTGCTCCTCGAGCTGGCCCGAGCCCTGGACCCGCAGCTCCGCCGCTCCAAGGACCGG GGGGCTCCTGTGACCCTTCAGCTCCTTTTCCTAGATGGGGAGGAGGCTTTGAAGGAGTGGGGGCCAGAAGACTCTCTTTATGGGGCTCGGCACTTGGCCCAGCGCATGGAGCAGACACCCCATGGCCTGGGCGTCTCAGAGATTCAGGCGATT GAACTGTTTGTCCTCCTGGACCTGCTGGGAGCCCCTAACCCCGTCATTAAGAGTCACTTCCCCAAGACGGCCTCCTGGTTCCAGCGGCTCAGCTCCATAG AGAAGCGGCTCCACCGGCTGGGGCTCCTGGCCTCCCACCCCCGCGAGCTGATGTACTTCCAGCAAGGGCCACCCCTCGGGGCCGTGGACGACGACCACGTCCCCTTCCTGCGCCGAG GTGTGCCCGTTCTGCACGTCATCCCCACGCCCTTCCCCGTGGTGTGGCACACGGCCGCCGACACAGAGGCCAACCTGCACGCGCCCACCGTCCACAACCTCAGCCGCATCTTTGCCGTCTTCCTGGCAGAGTATCTGGGCCTGCTCTAG